In the Flagellimonas sp. HMM57 genome, one interval contains:
- a CDS encoding thioesterase family protein encodes MQDYKETFNVVQQDLDDLNHVNNIRYVEWIQDISRKHWFKATTQEIRNAMIWVVKNHNITYTKPALLGDEILISTHIAKTKGPISIRMVEIRNNTTGQLLVNATTEWCLLDAETFRPKRIPESVQNLFNNT; translated from the coding sequence ATGCAGGATTATAAGGAAACCTTTAACGTAGTCCAGCAAGATTTAGATGACCTTAACCATGTGAACAATATTCGTTATGTGGAATGGATTCAAGATATTTCGCGTAAGCACTGGTTCAAAGCAACTACCCAAGAAATTCGGAATGCCATGATCTGGGTAGTTAAAAACCATAATATTACCTATACGAAACCAGCGTTGTTAGGTGATGAAATTCTAATTTCCACCCATATTGCAAAGACTAAAGGGCCCATATCTATAAGAATGGTTGAAATACGGAACAATACTACCGGACAACTGCTAGTGAATGCCACCACAGAATGGTGTTTACTGGATGCCGAAACATTTCGTCCCAAACGTATTCCAGAATCAGTACAAAATCTATTTAACAACACGTGA
- a CDS encoding glutaminyl-peptide cyclotransferase, whose protein sequence is MKHFKGMITKLFSIFGFLFFFLGCGGNEDPTKLFDIQLEGNKTKFQQNQEIGIALNNKKDKQISDVHYFIDGKEFSISNGKLKLDIPTLGNKVLVAKFNLEEQPVEIEKRIKVLAPNPPEVYTYEILNTYPHDPKAYTQGLEFNNGVLYESTGKKGASTLRKVNYETGEILQKIDLDKTVFGEGITILNDKLYQLTWQSGIGYVYNPDNLEKIKNFSYGESREGWGLCNDGEKLFKSDGTEKIWFLDPTTLKEQGYIETVTNKSIFNMANELEFLDGKLYANVYQKESMMIIDATSGAIEGVINFGGLKNKVTRGAEWDDGNSVLNGVAYHKERNTFFVTGKNWDKLFEVKIRKKN, encoded by the coding sequence ATGAAACATTTTAAAGGAATGATAACAAAGCTATTTTCAATTTTTGGGTTTCTATTTTTCTTTCTTGGGTGCGGTGGCAACGAAGACCCCACTAAACTCTTTGACATTCAATTAGAAGGGAATAAAACCAAGTTTCAGCAAAACCAAGAAATAGGAATTGCCTTGAACAATAAGAAGGATAAACAGATATCCGATGTGCATTATTTTATTGATGGAAAAGAGTTTTCTATCTCAAATGGAAAATTAAAACTGGATATACCCACATTGGGCAACAAAGTCCTGGTCGCCAAATTCAATCTTGAGGAGCAACCCGTAGAAATAGAGAAAAGAATCAAGGTTTTGGCTCCAAACCCACCAGAAGTATACACCTACGAAATATTGAACACCTACCCCCACGACCCAAAGGCATATACACAAGGCTTGGAATTTAATAATGGTGTGCTTTATGAAAGTACTGGTAAAAAAGGTGCTTCCACGTTGCGCAAGGTAAATTATGAGACTGGTGAAATACTACAAAAAATAGATTTGGACAAAACTGTTTTTGGAGAAGGAATTACAATTTTAAATGATAAACTCTACCAGCTTACATGGCAAAGTGGAATTGGGTATGTGTACAACCCGGATAATCTTGAAAAAATCAAAAACTTCAGCTACGGTGAAAGTCGCGAAGGTTGGGGTCTTTGCAATGATGGGGAAAAACTGTTCAAAAGCGACGGAACGGAAAAAATATGGTTTTTAGACCCTACAACGTTAAAGGAACAAGGATATATTGAAACCGTTACCAACAAATCCATTTTCAATATGGCCAATGAACTGGAGTTTTTGGACGGAAAGCTGTACGCCAATGTATATCAAAAAGAAAGTATGATGATTATTGATGCCACTTCAGGGGCCATTGAAGGTGTCATTAACTTTGGAGGGTTAAAAAACAAAGTGACCAGGGGAGCCGAATGGGACGATGGCAATTCTGTTCTGAACGGCGTTGCGTACCATAAGGAAAGAAATACGTTTTTCGTAACAGGTAAAAATTGGGACAAGCTTTTTGAAGTAAAAATCCGTAAAAAGAATTAA